In one window of Zhihengliuella sp. ISTPL4 DNA:
- a CDS encoding O-antigen ligase family protein has product MAQYTKHPVAAPPTAPERESTGHLLLRGYVIAVLFVAFAHSAVYNLLGEIGAAVVLALFSAATLAIGVPMLARKRPQAFRWRRLPWAAVGYTALALLSVAWSHWRVPTVATGVLLAAVTVNGLFIAHVLTWQEIVRALSSAFKWILGLSLALELWVSLVLHGPLLPNFVDLPDGRIDPQWYWVRDNLFDGGRIQGILGNANLLGIVSLFALITFGVLFAARVRWRTTLALWMLLAAYFLVRTASATALACAAAAAVVLVVALLMRRATTPTARTRIYVVAIGATAVGALAVWLLREPLLGLLGRSADLTGRSDKIWAKVLGRVGEHPIIGNGFSSPWVPDDPAFDGWIVDHGITVFHAHNMWLDVLLQLGVIGLVLMAVAYGSLLWRSWFFAVDRPRWDLDARRPYSPLTLLPSLFTVVLLVQGLTESTPIMLWGWLLLVLLSFKLKSVPLVGVGERDLVFERGTAPRRVP; this is encoded by the coding sequence ATGGCCCAGTACACCAAGCACCCCGTGGCCGCCCCGCCCACCGCGCCGGAGCGCGAATCGACGGGGCACCTCCTGCTGCGCGGGTACGTCATCGCCGTCCTCTTCGTGGCGTTCGCCCACTCGGCGGTGTACAACCTGCTCGGCGAGATCGGGGCCGCCGTCGTGCTCGCGCTCTTCAGCGCGGCCACCCTCGCGATCGGCGTGCCGATGCTCGCCCGGAAGCGCCCGCAGGCGTTCCGCTGGCGACGGCTGCCCTGGGCGGCCGTCGGCTACACGGCTCTCGCCCTCCTCTCCGTCGCCTGGTCGCACTGGCGCGTGCCCACCGTCGCCACGGGCGTGCTCCTCGCCGCCGTCACCGTGAACGGACTGTTCATCGCGCACGTCCTCACGTGGCAGGAGATCGTGCGTGCCCTGTCGTCCGCCTTCAAATGGATCCTCGGGCTCTCCCTCGCGCTCGAGCTGTGGGTGTCGTTGGTTCTGCACGGCCCGCTGCTACCGAACTTCGTCGACCTCCCCGACGGCAGGATCGACCCCCAGTGGTACTGGGTCCGCGACAACCTCTTCGACGGGGGGCGCATCCAGGGCATCCTCGGCAACGCGAATCTGCTCGGCATCGTCTCCCTGTTCGCACTGATCACGTTCGGCGTGCTCTTCGCGGCGAGGGTCCGCTGGCGGACGACGCTCGCACTGTGGATGCTCCTCGCGGCGTACTTCCTCGTCCGCACCGCTTCCGCGACCGCGCTCGCGTGTGCCGCCGCTGCCGCCGTGGTCCTCGTGGTCGCGCTGCTCATGCGCCGTGCGACCACGCCCACCGCGCGCACCCGGATCTACGTCGTCGCGATCGGGGCGACCGCCGTCGGCGCCCTCGCCGTCTGGCTGCTGCGCGAGCCACTCCTCGGACTCCTCGGCCGCAGCGCCGACCTCACCGGCCGTTCCGACAAGATCTGGGCGAAGGTCCTCGGACGCGTCGGTGAGCACCCGATCATCGGCAACGGGTTCTCCAGCCCCTGGGTGCCCGACGACCCGGCCTTCGACGGCTGGATCGTCGACCACGGGATCACCGTCTTCCACGCCCACAACATGTGGCTGGACGTGCTGCTGCAGCTCGGCGTCATCGGTCTGGTGCTGATGGCCGTGGCGTACGGCAGCCTGCTCTGGCGCTCCTGGTTCTTCGCGGTGGACCGCCCGCGGTGGGATCTCGACGCCCGGCGCCCGTACTCGCCGCTCACCCTGCTGCCCAGTCTGTTCACCGTGGTGCTGCTGGTGCAGGGGCTCACGGAGTCCACCCCCATCATGCTCTGGGGCTGGCTGCTCCTCGTACTCCTGTCGTTCAAGCTCAAGTCGGTACCCCTCGTCGGCGTCGGCGAGCGCGACCTCGTGTTCGAGCGCGGTACGGCTCCGCGGCGGGTGCCGTGA
- a CDS encoding O-antigen ligase family protein — protein MTTGRPLVRLLGSAEMARAFTLAALIAVFGSFAIGRMTSEVTLATVITALCLLGAAILWVRREELSPLRIAPSSLLAFLVWALVSLLWTTDRSDTVFGWLSLFGYAFLAITIGHIRDTLQTVRALGDTLRVLLGVSLGVEILSGVLLDLPFAFLDIQGNLAAGGPVQGLFGSRNMLGFIAVLALITFVIEWRTQSVDPPLAVVSVALAGGLAFLSASPTVLVLAVAVGIVTVALTIVRHTAPARRNLVQWALGILVALALTIAFALRHQIIALLDAGSDFSMRAELWNMILDFVAVKPITGWGWFGDWARGEYPFTFINFQLDDRHQSALNAFFDVLLQLGAAGLVLFLLLGGIALIRSWLVASVRRSVVYAWTPITLVTLAVDSMFESFTLVGAGWFMLALCALRAGQSRSWRENIDAAHTGAIPTLRPQE, from the coding sequence GTGACGACGGGGCGACCGCTCGTCCGCCTGCTCGGCTCGGCGGAGATGGCCAGGGCGTTCACGCTCGCGGCGCTGATCGCCGTGTTCGGGTCCTTCGCCATCGGGAGGATGACGTCCGAGGTCACGCTCGCCACCGTCATCACGGCTCTGTGTCTCCTCGGCGCCGCGATCCTCTGGGTGCGCCGGGAGGAGCTGTCGCCGCTCCGCATCGCGCCGTCCTCACTGCTGGCTTTCCTGGTCTGGGCGCTCGTGAGCCTGCTGTGGACGACCGACCGCTCCGACACGGTCTTCGGGTGGCTCTCGCTCTTCGGTTACGCGTTCCTCGCCATCACCATCGGGCATATCCGCGACACCCTGCAGACCGTCCGCGCACTGGGCGACACGCTCCGCGTGCTCCTCGGCGTCTCCCTCGGCGTGGAAATCCTCTCCGGCGTCCTCCTCGACCTCCCCTTCGCCTTCCTCGACATCCAGGGGAACCTCGCCGCGGGCGGCCCTGTGCAGGGCCTCTTCGGCAGCCGCAACATGCTCGGCTTCATCGCGGTCCTCGCCCTCATCACGTTCGTCATCGAGTGGCGCACCCAATCCGTCGATCCGCCGCTCGCCGTCGTCTCGGTCGCCCTCGCCGGCGGCTTGGCGTTCCTGTCCGCCTCACCGACGGTGCTCGTGCTGGCGGTGGCCGTCGGCATCGTGACGGTCGCGCTCACCATCGTCCGCCACACCGCTCCGGCACGCCGCAACCTGGTCCAGTGGGCGCTGGGCATCCTCGTCGCCCTCGCCCTCACCATCGCGTTCGCGCTGCGTCATCAGATCATCGCGCTGCTCGACGCCGGCTCCGACTTCTCCATGCGGGCCGAGCTGTGGAACATGATCCTCGACTTCGTCGCGGTGAAGCCGATCACCGGGTGGGGCTGGTTCGGCGACTGGGCTCGAGGCGAGTACCCTTTCACGTTCATCAACTTCCAGCTCGACGACCGGCACCAGAGCGCGTTGAACGCCTTCTTCGACGTGCTGCTGCAGCTGGGCGCCGCCGGACTGGTGCTGTTCCTGCTGCTCGGCGGCATCGCGCTGATCCGCTCGTGGCTGGTCGCGAGCGTCCGTCGGTCGGTGGTCTACGCCTGGACCCCGATCACGCTCGTCACCCTCGCGGTGGACTCGATGTTCGAGAGCTTCACCCTGGTCGGCGCCGGCTGGTTCATGCTCGCGCTCTGCGCCCTGCGCGCCGGTCAGTCCCGGTCGTGGCGCGAGAACATCGACGCGGCGCACACGGGTGCCATTCCCACCCTGCGCCCGCAGGAGTGA
- the galE gene encoding UDP-glucose 4-epimerase GalE, translating into MKVLITGGAGYIGSTVATACIEAEIDVVLLDDLSTGLAAFGEGRDLYVGDIADAAVLDRLLADHPDIDAVVHCAARVVVPDSVADPLGYYDSNVGKTITLFRRLRDAGIARIVFSSSASIYAGEAGDGVDEEGRIAPASPYATTKAMVEQILADAAAAGDFRAIALRYFNPIGADPKLRTGLQNPTPSHALGKIMQARAAGAPFTITGTDWPTRDGSGLRDYVHVWDLALAHVAAITRFDDVTTADQPYQVINLGTGDGVTVRELVQAFERVTGAPLTVVETDRRPGDQAGAYAIVGRAREVLGWRAERSVDDGVRDALAWAEKLPTVR; encoded by the coding sequence ATGAAGGTACTGATCACCGGCGGGGCCGGCTACATCGGATCGACGGTGGCGACGGCATGCATCGAGGCCGAGATCGACGTCGTGCTCCTCGACGATCTCTCCACGGGCCTCGCCGCTTTCGGCGAGGGGCGTGACCTCTACGTCGGCGACATCGCCGACGCGGCGGTCCTCGACCGCCTGCTCGCGGACCACCCCGATATCGACGCCGTCGTGCACTGCGCCGCGCGTGTGGTCGTGCCGGATTCGGTCGCCGATCCGCTCGGGTACTACGACAGCAACGTCGGCAAGACGATCACGCTGTTCCGCCGCCTCCGCGACGCCGGCATCGCCCGTATCGTTTTCAGCTCCTCCGCCTCGATCTACGCGGGGGAGGCGGGTGACGGGGTCGACGAGGAAGGCCGCATCGCCCCGGCCAGCCCCTATGCCACCACCAAGGCCATGGTCGAGCAGATCCTCGCGGACGCGGCCGCCGCCGGCGACTTCCGGGCGATCGCCCTCCGCTACTTCAACCCGATCGGTGCAGACCCGAAGCTGCGCACGGGGCTGCAGAACCCCACACCGTCGCACGCGCTCGGCAAGATCATGCAGGCCCGCGCAGCCGGTGCCCCCTTTACGATCACGGGGACGGACTGGCCGACGAGGGATGGGTCCGGCCTGCGGGACTATGTGCACGTCTGGGATCTGGCGCTGGCTCATGTTGCCGCGATCACGCGCTTCGATGACGTCACGACGGCGGACCAGCCGTACCAGGTGATCAACCTCGGCACCGGAGACGGCGTCACGGTGCGCGAGCTCGTGCAGGCCTTCGAGCGGGTGACAGGTGCGCCGCTGACGGTCGTCGAGACGGATCGTCGCCCGGGAGACCAGGCCGGGGCCTACGCGATCGTGGGCCGGGCACGTGAGGTGCTGGGGTGGCGCGCGGAGCGTTCCGTCGACGACGGCGTGCGCGACGCGCTCGCCTGGGCGGAGAAGCTCCCCACCGTCCGCTGA